The Desulfobulbus propionicus DSM 2032 DNA segment GCCCTGGAGCAGGATGCCAAGAGCCACAAGGATCGGTTCATGAAAAAGGCCATTTCCCTGTCGGTCGACGGGATCGATCCCAAGGAGATCAGGGAGCTGCTGGAGATCGATATGAGCGCAACCGAAGAGCAGGCCAAGATGAGCGCCGAATTTTTCGAGGCCGCCGGCGGGTATGCCCCAACCATCGGCATCATCGGCGCGGTACTCGGCCTGATTCACGTCATGAGCAACCTCTCCGACACGTCCAAGCTCGGCGCCGGTATCGCCGTGGCCTTCGTGGCCACCATTTACGGCCTGATCACCGCCAACATCCTCTGCCTGCCGGCGGCGACCAAGATCAAGCTGCGCATCAAGGATGAAATGGTGCGCAAGGAGATGATCATCGCCGGGGTCGTGGCCATCCAGAATGGCGAAAACCCGCGCTTCATTGAGGAACGGTTGCGTTCCTACCTGGGCGGAGAAGGCGACGACAAACCGAGCGCGGTCGCCGAAGAGGAGGCAA contains these protein-coding regions:
- a CDS encoding flagellar motor protein, whose amino-acid sequence is MDIATLIGLVLGLGAVVGGAALEGLHLNALVQPTAALIVLGGTFGAAFVSFPLPTVLRAFKDVKKLLAGSPKNDDIIADICAFAAKARKNGIIALEQDAKSHKDRFMKKAISLSVDGIDPKEIRELLEIDMSATEEQAKMSAEFFEAAGGYAPTIGIIGAVLGLIHVMSNLSDTSKLGAGIAVAFVATIYGLITANILCLPAATKIKLRIKDEMVRKEMIIAGVVAIQNGENPRFIEERLRSYLGGEGDDKPSAVAEEEAK